A stretch of DNA from Campylobacter concisus:
CAATTTCACCATAATTTAATTCAAAAGAAGGAGACAAAATGTCAATAAGTGCAAGAAATCAACTAAATGTTGAGATCACAGAGGTAAGAACAGGTGCGGTAAATTCGCTAATATCTGCTAAGCTTGCAGGCGGTGAGGTGCTAAAAGCAACTGTTACGGTTGATAGTGAAAAAGGTCTTGATCTTAAAGTTGGCAAAAAAGCTATCTTTTTATTCAAAGCTTCAAGCGTTATCGTTTCAAAAGATGACAGCATCAAACTTAGCGCTACAAACCAAATCAAAGGTGTTGTTAGCGAGATAAAAGACGGAGCTGTAAATGCTGAAGTTATTATCGATGTAAATGGCAGCAAAATTTCTGCTATCATCACAAGAGAGTCAGTTAGTAGTCTAGCTTTAAAAGCAGGAGATAAAGTAACTGCAATTATCAAAGCAACTCAAATCATAGTTGGTGTTAAATAATTTACGGAGCAATTTTGCTCCGTTCTCCTAACTAAATCCCATTCTTAAACTAAGATCTAAAATACTATAAAATTTATCAACGAAATTATAAATTTAAATAAGTCGTAGTGAATATTTTTTAGAAAATTTATAACTAAAATTTATATTATTTTTTTACTTTTATAGCCTATCTGCCATTTTAAGCAGAGCATGGCACGCCAAAAGTTCACCACACAATGGGCGGGTTAAATATCAACACAAAAGCCCAAGTCATAAGCTCTCAAACGGCTATGCCTATACCAAATTTATATGCATCTGGCGAGAATGTAGGTGGCGTTCATGAGCCATTCGTCTAGGCCCAGTCGTGATAACTGACCGCTTGACATTTAGCATGATCACTACTGAGAGTATCAGTTAAAAAGATGTGGCAGGCGTTTGCTCGCCACTATAAATTTTTAAATCTATAAACTCCATTTTTCACTCTCTCAAAAATTTTCTTCTCTTCAAGCAGCTTAAAGGTATTTATTACGGTTGGTTTGCTCACATCTAGCTTTTCACAAATTTCTGAAATTTTTACTACAATAAAGCCATTTTTATCGCAGCTTTTAACTAGCAAATTTATAATTTCTACCTTTTTCTCGCCAATGATTGCCTTATAAATTTCTTCATTCATGCTAGCTCCAAATTTTATATCCTATCGCCACGCACCAAAGCGCGCCACATAAGAAATTTGCGATCATCACAGCCGCACTTCCTGCATCTTTTGCTGCCTTTGCTAGGGCGTGATAGTCTGGGCTTGCAAGATCAGTTACTCGCTCTAAACCTGAGTTTAGGCACTCGCAAACTAGCACAAATGCCATGCTAAAAATCAAAAATAGATTAAAAACAAGGTCAAAATTCCAAAAAAATAGCGATAGTGCTGCTAATAAAAATATGCAAATTTCTATACGAAAGCTCTTTTCATTTTTAAAAATTTCAGCCAAACCCTCTCTTGCATAGCCAAAATTTTTAAAAAATTTATACTCTGGCTGGTTTCTCATAATTTTCCTTTTTGTGATTTTTGGCATAATTATAATTAAAAAAAGGATGAAATTTGAAACTTATTAGCTGGAATGTAAATGGCCTTAGAGCACTTGTAACAAAGGATGGTTTCGCGTGGCTTACGGAGCAAAAGCCTGATTTTTTAGCGCTTCAAGAGATTAAAGTCAAAGAAAGTGACGTGCCAAAGGAAATTTATAACCTTGGCTTTAAAGATATCAGTGTAAACTCGGGTGAGAGGGCTGGATACTCTGGCGTGATGAGCCTAGCAAATTTTGACATTTCTACACAAAAGGCAGCTTTTTTTGACGATACGGAGGGGCGTGTTTTGGAACATAGATTTAATGATATCGTGCTTTTTAATATCTATTTTCCAAACGGTCAAAAGGATGACGAAAGGTTAGCCTATAAAATGGACTTTTACGAGAAATTTCTAGCTTACTGCAAAGAGCTTATAAAAAGCGGCAAAGAGGTAATATTTTGCGGCGATGTAAATACCGCTCACCGTGAGATCGACCTTAAAAATCCAAAGGCAAATGCCAAAACTTCAGGCTTTTTGCCTATTGAGCGAGCGTGGATAGATGAGGTGCTAAAAAGTGGCTTTATAGATACTTTTAGAGCTATAAATGGCGACGTAGCGGACGCTTACTCGTGGTGGAGCTACCGCTTTAATGCAAGGGCTAAAAATGTCGGCTGGAGAATTGATTATTTCTTTATTTCACAAGGATTAAAAGATAGGCTAAAAGACGCATTTATCTTGCCAGAGATCACAGGTAGCGATCACTGCCCAGTTGGGATAGATATAGAAATTTAGCCACTATTCCATTCTACGAGGCTTGCCCAGTAAGAAACCTTGTGCATAAGGTATTCCAAAATTTTTGATTTGATTTAAAATTTCTTCTGAGCTTGCGAACTCGGCTACTATTTTGTAGCCTTGTTTTTTTGCAAAGCTTACGATGGTTTCTACTAGAACTCTAGCATTTTCATCAAATGGAAGCTTTTTGATTATCGAGCCGTCTATTTTTATGGTGTCTATATCAAGCTCCAAAATTCGGTAATAGTTTGAATATCCTGAGCCAAAGTCATCAATAGAAATTTTACATCCATAGCCCTTGACGCGTTTTATGAAAGAATTTACCGCAACATAGTCGCTAAGCTCTTCGCTCTCTAGCATTTCAAAGCAAATTTTATTAGGATCTTTACACTCGTTTAGCTTGCTCTCTATAAGCTCTCTCATACTAGCATCAGCAATATCGGTAATTGATAAATTTATTGAGAACATATAATCTGGATATCTTTTGGCTAGATCAAACGCAAGACTTATCACCTTTTTGGTTATTTGCGGATATAGTTGCGTTTTCATGGCAATATCTAAAAATTCGCCCGGATAGTGTATCTTACCATTTTGATCGATTATACGAACCAAAACTTCATAATACTTTGCTTCGGTCTCATTTTCTTCTAAGTTAAAGATGCCTTGTGCTTCTACGATGACTCTATCGTTTTCTAACGCATCTTCAATTAGCTGAACTGCCAGCTGGTTTTTGTGATATTTCATCTCAATGGCGTCATTTTCTAGGTAGTAGTAAATATTGCTACCATTTTCTATTGCGAGCTGATTTGCAAGGACTGATTGCATTAGGCGGTTAGTTTGTGGGGTATCGTTTGGCAATGAAACACCAAATACTATCTTTATGCCTGGTAAATTTTCAAATTTTTCATCAATAGCTACATTTATTCTATTTGAGCCAAAATATTCTCTAATATATTCAATATCTCTTACGATATTATCGCCTTCATACCACATATAAAATGCGTCATCTTGAAATCTAAATAGCTTTGCTTTTATCTCAGAAGTATCTATGCAAAGCTTTAGTGTATCAGCTACTGCTTTTAGCATTGCATCGATAATCTTAGTTTGATAAAAGAATCTTAAAATTTTAAAATTCTTAATGCTTAAGCAAATGAGCACTCCATCTTTTTGTGCGTCTAAAATTTCAGTTAAAGCAAAGTAGTTGCCAAAGCCTGTTAGCTTATCGATTGAAGATTGTATTTTTATTTGTTCATTTTTTTGGGTTAGCTCGTTTAATATCAGTGTCTCTTTAGTCCTATCAAGTTTTACCGCTATATAGCCCTCAAATTTATTCTTAAAGAAAAATGGTGAAAATTTTACCTTTTCATATAAAAAATCACCGCTTTTTGTTCTACTTATAAGCTCATCGCTCTCCCAAGGTAGAGATTTTTGCACAGCCTCTTTTATGGATTCATAAAAGCTTTGCGGGTGCATATATGATTTTAGTATTCTAGGGTTTTTGCCTATTAATTCTTTTAGCTTGTAGCCAGTTTTTTCTTCAAAGGTTTTATTTACATATGAAATTCTATTGTCTTTGTCACAATAGATAATAGAACTATGATCGTTTTCAATTGTAGAACTTAGGAGTTTTATCTGTCTTAAGCGTCCTGAGGCTATTTTAATTTGAAAGAGGCCAAATGTACAAAATATTATAAATGTAAGCAAGCAAATTGTCTGAGCTATTTTTGTGTTACCAACTGCGTCAGAGTGAATTTCTAGAACTTTATTTCTAAAATTTTCTATTAGAATATCAAGATGTAGTTCTTTTGCACTATTTGAGATTGTATGTAAAGTTTTTGTAGCTTGAGTCGCATAAAGTATTTTGTCTAATACGCTTTGGGCTTTTTTGTTATCTTTATACTCGTTTTTATACATTTTTATTTGCTTTGAAATTTCATCTATTACTTCAGGACTAAGCATCAAAGCACCTTTTATCGCATAAAATATAGGCTCAAGCTTATTTAGAAGTGCGAGATTTTGTATCTCATATTGACTTATTTGGATATAAGAATCTATAGATGAGTTTACATAAGCTGATCTTTGTGTAAAAAATACTTTTTTAATAAATACATCTCTTATACTTTGTAGATCTTTTGTTATTTCATTTTGATAAAACAACATCATCTCATCACTAAGCATTGAAAGGTTACTCAAATTTGTATCAAAAGAATTTATGTCAGCATTGAGTTTGTCGTAGTTTGAGACATCATAAATATTATTTAAAGAAAAAGTTATCTCATTGTCTATAAATTTTAGATTTAAAATCCCGTCATCAAATTTATGAGCCGTATCAA
This window harbors:
- a CDS encoding TOBE domain-containing protein, producing MSISARNQLNVEITEVRTGAVNSLISAKLAGGEVLKATVTVDSEKGLDLKVGKKAIFLFKASSVIVSKDDSIKLSATNQIKGVVSEIKDGAVNAEVIIDVNGSKISAIITRESVSSLALKAGDKVTAIIKATQIIVGVK
- a CDS encoding replication/maintenance protein RepL, which translates into the protein MNEEIYKAIIGEKKVEIINLLVKSCDKNGFIVVKISEICEKLDVSKPTVINTFKLLEEKKIFERVKNGVYRFKNL
- a CDS encoding diacylglycerol kinase; amino-acid sequence: MRNQPEYKFFKNFGYAREGLAEIFKNEKSFRIEICIFLLAALSLFFWNFDLVFNLFLIFSMAFVLVCECLNSGLERVTDLASPDYHALAKAAKDAGSAAVMIANFLCGALWCVAIGYKIWS
- a CDS encoding exodeoxyribonuclease III — its product is MKLISWNVNGLRALVTKDGFAWLTEQKPDFLALQEIKVKESDVPKEIYNLGFKDISVNSGERAGYSGVMSLANFDISTQKAAFFDDTEGRVLEHRFNDIVLFNIYFPNGQKDDERLAYKMDFYEKFLAYCKELIKSGKEVIFCGDVNTAHREIDLKNPKANAKTSGFLPIERAWIDEVLKSGFIDTFRAINGDVADAYSWWSYRFNARAKNVGWRIDYFFISQGLKDRLKDAFILPEITGSDHCPVGIDIEI
- a CDS encoding GGDEF domain-containing phosphodiesterase, which gives rise to MSTKRIRTILSVLVAIFFISAFFIYKANIAIDTAHKFDDGILNLKFIDNEITFSLNNIYDVSNYDKLNADINSFDTNLSNLSMLSDEMMLFYQNEITKDLQSIRDVFIKKVFFTQRSAYVNSSIDSYIQISQYEIQNLALLNKLEPIFYAIKGALMLSPEVIDEISKQIKMYKNEYKDNKKAQSVLDKILYATQATKTLHTISNSAKELHLDILIENFRNKVLEIHSDAVGNTKIAQTICLLTFIIFCTFGLFQIKIASGRLRQIKLLSSTIENDHSSIIYCDKDNRISYVNKTFEEKTGYKLKELIGKNPRILKSYMHPQSFYESIKEAVQKSLPWESDELISRTKSGDFLYEKVKFSPFFFKNKFEGYIAVKLDRTKETLILNELTQKNEQIKIQSSIDKLTGFGNYFALTEILDAQKDGVLICLSIKNFKILRFFYQTKIIDAMLKAVADTLKLCIDTSEIKAKLFRFQDDAFYMWYEGDNIVRDIEYIREYFGSNRINVAIDEKFENLPGIKIVFGVSLPNDTPQTNRLMQSVLANQLAIENGSNIYYYLENDAIEMKYHKNQLAVQLIEDALENDRVIVEAQGIFNLEENETEAKYYEVLVRIIDQNGKIHYPGEFLDIAMKTQLYPQITKKVISLAFDLAKRYPDYMFSINLSITDIADASMRELIESKLNECKDPNKICFEMLESEELSDYVAVNSFIKRVKGYGCKISIDDFGSGYSNYYRILELDIDTIKIDGSIIKKLPFDENARVLVETIVSFAKKQGYKIVAEFASSEEILNQIKNFGIPYAQGFLLGKPRRME